One genomic window of Mastomys coucha isolate ucsf_1 unplaced genomic scaffold, UCSF_Mcou_1 pScaffold8, whole genome shotgun sequence includes the following:
- the Rps23 gene encoding 40S ribosomal protein S23 codes for MGKCRGLRTARKLRSHRRDQKWHDKQYKKAHLGTALKANPFGGASHAKGIVLEKVGVEAKQPNSAIRKCVRVQLIKNGKKITAFVPNDGCLNFIEENDEVLVAGFGRKGHAVGDIPGVRFKVVKVANVSLLALYKGKKERPRS; via the exons ATGG GCAAGTGTCGTGGTCTCCGTACTGCCCGGAAGCTCCGCAGTCACCGACGGGACCAAAAGTGGCATGATAAACAGTACAAGAAAGCCCACTTGGGCACAGCCCTGAAGGCCAATCCGTTTGGGGGTGCCTCTCATGCAAAGGGAATTGTGCTGGAAAAAGT AGGGGTTGAAGCCAAACAGCCAAATTCTGCCATCAGGAAGTGTGTCAGGGTGCAGCTCATTAAGAACGGCAAGAAGATCACAGCATTCGTGCCCAACGATGGCTGCTTGAACTTCATTGAG GAAAATGATGAAGTTCTGGTTGCTGGATTTGGTCGAAAAGGTCATGCTGTAGGTGACATTCCTGGAGTGCGCTTTAAGGTGGTTAAAGTAGCCAATGTGTCTCTTTTGGCTCTATACAAAGGCAAGAAGGAGAGACCAAGATCATAA